A single genomic interval of Nostoc commune NIES-4072 harbors:
- a CDS encoding YihY/virulence factor BrkB family protein — MPKPRFLRFFRHLNWHTLKKTFARTMERRLFGLASEIAFNAMLSLFPAILAIVTAIGLLAESLQATFKQLAAQLSQVLPDQALALIRDFATTEITNSKNTGLFSLSFVLAIWTASGAVSTAMTAFDQIHQIPSENIRPFWKAKLVSLGLTVGTMLLLVLASFLVFTSDLLLGMVVRGNSSLLILLHLWQLLRWPLALSIVAVAFSFVYRYGPSQWNSGTPMMPGAILAAVFWAILSALFRLYVANFGNYNKVYGAVGAVIVLMLWLSMSAAVLLIGDQLNVTVGEDMRPKARQDLVKNINL, encoded by the coding sequence ATGCCAAAGCCTCGTTTTTTACGCTTCTTTCGCCACCTCAATTGGCACACTCTCAAAAAAACTTTTGCTAGGACAATGGAAAGACGACTTTTTGGACTCGCCTCAGAAATCGCCTTCAATGCTATGTTATCGCTGTTTCCGGCAATTCTTGCGATCGTTACAGCCATTGGCTTATTGGCAGAATCTTTACAAGCTACTTTTAAACAACTGGCGGCACAACTGAGTCAAGTTTTACCTGACCAAGCCCTGGCTCTGATTCGTGATTTTGCCACTACAGAAATTACCAACTCTAAAAACACTGGTTTATTTTCTCTGAGCTTCGTATTAGCAATTTGGACTGCTTCTGGGGCAGTGAGTACTGCTATGACTGCCTTCGACCAAATCCATCAAATTCCTTCAGAAAACATCCGTCCCTTTTGGAAAGCCAAGCTCGTCTCTCTGGGATTGACAGTCGGTACTATGTTGCTTTTAGTGTTGGCTTCTTTCTTAGTGTTTACCAGCGATTTGCTGCTGGGAATGGTAGTGCGCGGAAATAGTTCTTTGCTCATCTTGTTGCATCTTTGGCAGCTGTTACGCTGGCCTTTAGCTTTAAGTATTGTTGCTGTTGCTTTTAGCTTTGTCTATCGCTATGGCCCAAGCCAGTGGAACTCAGGCACACCAATGATGCCTGGAGCAATTTTAGCAGCTGTTTTCTGGGCAATATTGTCTGCTCTATTTCGGCTTTATGTGGCGAACTTTGGGAATTATAATAAAGTCTATGGTGCAGTAGGGGCTGTGATAGTTTTAATGCTTTGGCTATCGATGAGTGCTGCGGTTCTGTTAATCGGCGATCAGTTGAACGTAACTGTCGGCGAAGATATGCGCCCAAAAGCACGTCAGGATCTCGTAAAAAACATTAATTTGTAA
- a CDS encoding DUF4112 domain-containing protein, with protein MPDSPFRFSMIEPDAKAPTLKRLRQLSRLLDNVITIPGTQIGFGLDPILGLIPIGGDFLGIMFSSYIILEAARLGVSRATLSKMVLNVIIDGLVGAVPVLGDFFDFAWRANTNNIKLLEDYLKFPSQQKSADRWFIFGVLVGLLLIAIVLVALPVILVRMLWNALTGG; from the coding sequence ATGCCTGATTCTCCTTTTCGATTTTCGATGATTGAACCTGATGCCAAAGCACCCACCTTGAAGCGCCTACGCCAGTTAAGTCGGCTGCTAGATAATGTTATTACCATTCCTGGTACACAGATTGGTTTTGGTCTAGATCCAATTTTAGGATTAATACCTATTGGTGGTGATTTTTTAGGAATCATGTTTTCTAGCTACATCATCCTAGAAGCAGCGCGGCTAGGTGTATCTAGAGCCACTTTAAGCAAAATGGTTCTAAATGTGATCATTGATGGCTTAGTAGGCGCTGTCCCAGTTTTGGGCGACTTTTTTGATTTTGCCTGGCGAGCTAACACTAATAATATCAAGCTGTTGGAAGATTACTTAAAGTTTCCTAGCCAGCAAAAAAGTGCAGACAGGTGGTTTATCTTTGGTGTTTTGGTAGGATTGTTGCTGATTGCCATTGTTTTAGTAGCATTACCAGTAATACTAGTTAGAATGCTGTGGAACGCCTTAACTGGCGGTTAA
- a CDS encoding alpha/beta fold hydrolase has translation MKDWWQATFPKGRQSLIITDAQGYPVQIAYGEKGKGKPLILLHGMGSWSYNWRHSIAPLSKYFRVICFDAKCFGFSEKPFSRREHNGHQVIEFKRVIEALCDEPAVIVAESLGGLIALAIAQENPQLVAQLVVVNVPIFAERLPHWAMWLLAQTPLEIIQTIDSLRLAYLFAPLFREIMAIERRRVLFDPSILTQEDVFWITYPFIELPGTVAKVAEELQIAAREIENWQENKPNMLTKIQNNLSAIKCPTLVLWGDQDSWFPASHGEKLHQYIPNSKLQILSNCYHDASSGAFEVLNAAIIEFLRDTDQ, from the coding sequence ATGAAAGATTGGTGGCAAGCTACTTTTCCTAAAGGGCGGCAAAGTCTAATTATTACTGATGCACAAGGGTATCCTGTACAAATTGCTTATGGCGAAAAAGGTAAAGGTAAACCACTAATTTTATTACATGGTATGGGTAGCTGGAGCTATAATTGGCGTCATAGTATAGCACCATTATCTAAATATTTTCGAGTAATTTGTTTTGATGCTAAATGCTTTGGTTTTTCTGAAAAACCATTTTCGCGTAGAGAACACAACGGTCATCAAGTTATTGAGTTTAAAAGAGTTATTGAAGCATTATGTGACGAACCCGCAGTAATTGTGGCTGAATCTTTGGGGGGATTGATTGCCCTTGCCATTGCTCAAGAAAATCCGCAGTTAGTCGCGCAGCTTGTAGTCGTAAACGTACCTATATTTGCCGAACGTCTACCCCATTGGGCTATGTGGTTGCTTGCCCAAACGCCTTTAGAAATAATCCAAACAATTGATTCTTTACGTCTTGCATATTTGTTTGCACCTCTATTTAGAGAAATTATGGCGATAGAAAGACGTAGAGTATTATTTGATCCATCAATTTTGACACAGGAAGATGTCTTTTGGATAACTTACCCGTTTATTGAGCTACCTGGTACAGTTGCAAAGGTCGCTGAAGAATTACAAATAGCAGCGAGAGAAATTGAGAATTGGCAAGAAAATAAGCCGAATATGCTCACCAAAATTCAAAATAACCTAAGTGCAATTAAGTGTCCTACATTAGTTTTGTGGGGGGATCAAGATAGTTGGTTTCCTGCTAGTCATGGTGAAAAACTGCATCAGTATATCCCCAATTCTAAATTACAAATTTTGTCTAACTGTTATCATGATGCCTCTTCTGGTGCTTTTGAAGTGCTGAATGCAGCAATTATTGAGTTTTTACGGGATACTGACCAATAA
- a CDS encoding sensor histidine kinase yields MKISQKLVGSFVSVSLLTSVVGGVAITQSQKIAEKLAIAEAEHVAQVLAVSIAHDAYYDKKSITLEDSDELQHYVNLLHDLQKRDLVVVNRQKQILADAVPENVGTIFEHDQGNEIYQTIQDGNLRSFLEKSVDYPQGIKLIVTPLKNEQNQINGAVILEWSSLYDEAIAQARPTMIVISITSLSCIILALSLGWQISSSIAKPLQLVTAVAQQVTQESNFDLQVPVITKDETGILATAFNDLIKRVKTLLTEKEQHSTELQQALTQLHKTQLQLVQTEKMSSLGQLVAGVAHEINNPVSFIHGNITYIDNYTQDLLKLVQAYQAHYPNPPQTLQATLDEVELDFLNEDLFKLLQSMKVGTERIGQIVLSLRNFSRLDESEFKTVDLHEGIENTLLILQHRLKAKLESPAIEVVKNYSQLPSVECCAGQLNQAFMNLLANAIDTLEESARHQRKSNLQIQPGTIWISTQVTADNQVQIAIADNGSGIPKTLQTRIFDPFFTTKPIGKGTGLGLSISYQIVTQKHHGKMWYNSTPGEGTKFVIEIPICQP; encoded by the coding sequence ATGAAGATTTCTCAGAAACTGGTTGGAAGTTTTGTTAGTGTTTCTTTATTAACAAGTGTTGTTGGTGGAGTTGCAATCACTCAAAGCCAAAAAATAGCTGAAAAGTTAGCGATCGCCGAAGCTGAACACGTTGCCCAAGTGCTTGCTGTTTCCATCGCTCACGATGCTTATTACGATAAAAAATCTATTACTCTTGAAGATTCAGACGAACTGCAACACTACGTAAATTTGCTGCATGATCTACAAAAGCGCGACCTCGTGGTAGTCAATCGGCAGAAGCAAATTTTGGCCGATGCCGTGCCTGAAAATGTCGGCACCATTTTTGAGCATGACCAAGGTAACGAAATTTACCAAACGATCCAGGATGGTAACCTTAGAAGTTTTTTGGAAAAGAGTGTCGATTATCCCCAAGGGATTAAACTCATTGTCACTCCCCTGAAAAATGAACAAAATCAGATCAATGGTGCTGTGATTCTAGAGTGGTCATCGCTGTATGACGAGGCAATTGCCCAAGCTAGACCTACAATGATTGTAATCAGTATAACCAGTTTAAGCTGTATCATTTTGGCATTGAGTCTAGGATGGCAAATTTCGAGCAGCATTGCTAAACCACTGCAATTAGTGACAGCAGTAGCGCAGCAAGTAACCCAAGAGTCTAACTTTGACCTGCAAGTACCTGTCATCACCAAGGATGAAACAGGCATTTTAGCGACTGCGTTCAACGATCTGATTAAACGTGTGAAAACACTGCTGACTGAAAAAGAGCAGCATTCAACAGAACTTCAACAAGCTTTAACTCAGCTTCACAAAACTCAACTTCAACTAGTCCAAACCGAAAAAATGTCGAGCTTAGGGCAACTGGTTGCTGGAGTTGCCCATGAAATTAACAATCCTGTGAGTTTTATTCATGGCAATATTACTTATATTGATAACTATACTCAAGACTTGCTGAAATTGGTTCAGGCGTATCAGGCGCACTACCCAAATCCGCCTCAAACGCTCCAAGCAACTTTGGATGAGGTGGAACTCGACTTTCTCAATGAAGACCTGTTCAAGCTGCTGCAATCAATGAAAGTTGGTACTGAGCGGATTGGGCAGATTGTTTTATCTCTGCGTAACTTCTCCCGCCTGGATGAATCTGAATTTAAAACTGTTGACCTTCATGAGGGTATTGAAAATACGTTACTGATTTTGCAACATCGCCTCAAGGCAAAACTAGAGTCTCCTGCAATTGAAGTGGTTAAAAATTACAGTCAATTGCCTTCAGTTGAGTGCTGTGCTGGACAACTGAATCAGGCATTTATGAACTTACTGGCGAATGCGATCGATACTTTGGAGGAATCTGCTCGACATCAGAGGAAAAGCAATCTACAAATACAGCCTGGTACAATTTGGATTTCAACTCAAGTGACTGCTGATAATCAGGTACAGATTGCGATCGCCGATAATGGTTCCGGGATACCTAAAACATTACAAACACGCATTTTTGATCCCTTTTTCACGACAAAACCCATCGGTAAAGGTACAGGCTTGGGCTTATCCATCAGCTACCAGATTGTCACGCAAAAGCATCATGGTAAAATGTGGTATAATTCCACACCAGGAGAGGGTACCAAATTTGTGATTGAAATCCCAATTTGCCAACCTTAA